The Methylomicrobium agile genome has a segment encoding these proteins:
- a CDS encoding DHA2 family efflux MFS transporter permease subunit, with amino-acid sequence MGLIYSKRLRGWRFVLFNLCLGLGHAVVIFNAGAYIAMLPRVAGGLSIPPSFATWTQTDYMTSLALGFPLGSWFARQKGEYRPFVWAFMLFAAASAVCAYSTSLYGYLAARVVLGFAGGVTLPLGQTLVLKEYPDRKKSVGIGVWSLFTLTPFTFGPPLGGWIADHLGWRWLFLFNVPVSLAIAGIVGALLYGRGAKTAFSHFDWIGFGLLAVAMGSFQTLLNQGNDWDWTNSGYLNALIVICIAALLYWIVWELGRRRPFLDVRLFAHRNFTIGVLLLSIGFLFFQGLLSLLIVQLQLTMGYSSFLAGLVFLPMAIFAKPVAGVFHEVVKRCDARPLACANLLGFAGVYFWLSRFDDSASFDRLFWPKLIEGICLGTFFGPLTTLMLHGLPPAQQPRAVDIAGLMRIAAGAIGISLQTVVFYRRAPFHMTRLAETLTPLDPPYSLAMETLTGAGFAEPAATVQLAKIAKQQAAIHSVNDAFWIAGCAFTAMALLVWLAQPTREPRRLPWVRRALELLAREV; translated from the coding sequence ATGGGCCTCATTTATAGCAAACGGCTGCGCGGCTGGCGCTTCGTGCTGTTCAACCTGTGTCTGGGCCTTGGTCATGCGGTGGTGATTTTCAATGCGGGAGCCTATATCGCGATGCTGCCGCGCGTGGCGGGCGGGCTTTCCATTCCGCCCAGCTTCGCGACCTGGACCCAGACCGATTACATGACCAGCCTGGCGCTCGGTTTTCCGCTCGGCTCGTGGTTTGCGCGGCAGAAGGGCGAATACCGCCCGTTCGTCTGGGCCTTCATGTTGTTTGCGGCCGCTTCGGCCGTCTGCGCCTACAGCACTTCACTCTACGGATACCTGGCCGCACGGGTCGTACTCGGTTTCGCGGGCGGCGTAACCCTGCCTTTGGGCCAGACGCTGGTTCTGAAAGAATATCCCGACCGCAAAAAGTCGGTCGGCATTGGCGTCTGGAGCCTGTTCACGCTGACGCCGTTCACATTTGGCCCTCCGCTCGGCGGCTGGATCGCGGACCATCTGGGCTGGCGCTGGCTGTTTCTGTTCAATGTTCCCGTCTCGCTCGCGATCGCCGGCATTGTCGGCGCCTTGCTGTACGGGCGCGGCGCAAAAACCGCCTTCAGCCATTTCGACTGGATCGGCTTCGGCCTGCTGGCTGTCGCGATGGGCAGCTTCCAGACCCTGCTGAATCAGGGCAACGACTGGGACTGGACGAATTCGGGCTATCTGAATGCGTTGATTGTCATCTGTATCGCCGCCCTGTTGTACTGGATCGTCTGGGAACTCGGCAGACGCCGGCCCTTCCTGGACGTCCGCTTATTCGCGCACCGCAATTTCACGATCGGGGTACTGCTGCTTTCGATCGGTTTTCTGTTTTTCCAGGGGTTGCTGTCGCTCCTGATCGTGCAGCTGCAACTAACGATGGGCTATTCTTCGTTCCTCGCGGGCCTTGTGTTTTTGCCGATGGCGATTTTCGCGAAGCCGGTCGCGGGAGTCTTTCATGAAGTCGTCAAACGCTGCGACGCCCGCCCGCTGGCCTGCGCCAACCTGCTCGGCTTCGCGGGCGTTTATTTCTGGCTGAGCCGCTTCGACGATTCCGCGTCTTTCGATCGGTTGTTCTGGCCTAAATTGATCGAAGGCATTTGCCTCGGCACGTTCTTCGGGCCGCTGACCACATTGATGCTGCACGGTTTGCCGCCGGCCCAACAGCCCCGCGCGGTGGATATTGCCGGCCTGATGCGGATCGCGGCCGGCGCGATCGGCATTTCGCTGCAAACGGTTGTATTCTACCGGCGCGCGCCTTTCCATATGACCCGCCTGGCCGAAACCCTGACGCCGCTCGATCCGCCTTACAGCCTGGCAATGGAGACACTGACCGGCGCCGGCTTTGCGGAACCGGCCGCTACGGTGCAACTGGCGAAAATCGCCAAGCAGCAGGCGGCCATTCACAGCGTCAACGATGCCTTCTGGATCGCCGGCTGCGCCTTCACCGCAATGGCGCTGCTGGTCTGGCTGGCGCAGCCGACCCGGGAGCCGCGGCGCCTCCCGTGGGTGCGCCGCGCGCTGGAACTGCTGGCGAGGGAAGTATGA
- a CDS encoding glycosyltransferase family 2 protein, with amino-acid sequence MARIGLCMIVKNEAPIIRRCLENVQPLADYVLIVDTGSTDGTQAAIRRFLHERSVPGEVIEEPWRDFAYNRSFALQKLREHRDIDYGLMIDADEVLVYEPGFEPKRFKQGLTLDLYDIETRYGNISYTRPQLFSNRLDFCYKGVLHEYLDGPPPLSRARASGFFNRPLQDSARSHNPQKFQDDARLLEAALAEETDPFLISRYTFYLAQSYRDSGDHAPALQAYLRRAGQGFWREEVFVSLLNAARLKERLGHEAAEIVQAFMAAHESLPTRLEGLHGAARICRIHNLYQQGYILARHALRLPPPATGLFVEAWIADYGLRDEYAVLAYWTGHYRETFDICLQLLKENRAPANYRPRLRQNAEFAISKLSQPELAKLIPAI; translated from the coding sequence ATGGCCCGTATCGGCCTGTGTATGATCGTCAAAAACGAAGCGCCGATCATCCGCCGCTGTCTGGAAAACGTGCAGCCTTTGGCGGACTACGTGCTGATCGTGGACACCGGTTCCACGGACGGCACGCAAGCGGCGATTCGCCGGTTTTTGCATGAACGGTCCGTGCCCGGCGAAGTGATCGAGGAGCCGTGGCGCGACTTTGCCTATAATCGCAGCTTTGCGCTGCAAAAGCTCCGGGAGCATCGGGACATTGACTATGGCCTGATGATCGATGCCGACGAGGTGCTGGTCTATGAGCCCGGCTTCGAGCCGAAGCGTTTCAAGCAGGGGCTGACCCTGGACCTTTACGATATCGAAACCCGCTACGGCAATATCAGTTATACAAGGCCGCAGTTGTTCAGCAATCGGCTGGACTTTTGCTACAAGGGCGTCTTGCATGAATATCTGGACGGCCCGCCCCCGTTGTCCCGCGCGCGCGCCAGCGGCTTTTTCAACCGTCCCTTGCAGGACAGCGCGCGCAGCCATAACCCCCAAAAATTTCAGGACGATGCCCGTTTGCTGGAAGCCGCCCTGGCCGAGGAAACCGATCCGTTCCTGATTTCCCGCTATACCTTTTACCTGGCGCAAAGTTATCGCGACAGCGGCGATCACGCGCCGGCGCTGCAGGCTTACCTGCGCCGCGCAGGGCAGGGATTCTGGCGGGAAGAGGTCTTTGTCAGCCTGCTCAATGCCGCCCGCCTCAAAGAGCGTTTAGGGCATGAGGCGGCCGAGATCGTACAGGCCTTCATGGCGGCGCATGAAAGTCTGCCCACCCGCCTGGAAGGGCTGCATGGCGCGGCCCGTATCTGCCGGATCCACAATTTATACCAGCAAGGCTACATTCTGGCGCGGCATGCCTTGCGTCTGCCGCCCCCCGCCACCGGCTTGTTCGTCGAAGCCTGGATAGCCGATTACGGCTTGCGGGACGAGTATGCCGTACTGGCCTACTGGACGGGACATTACCGCGAAACGTTCGATATCTGTCTGCAATTGTTGAAGGAAAACCGGGCGCCCGCCAACTACCGGCCGCGCCTGCGCCAAAATGCCGAGTTCGCCATAAGCAAATTAAGCCAGCCCGAATTGGCCAAATTGATTCCGGCAATCTGA
- a CDS encoding BclA C-terminal domain-containing protein, with the protein MKTKFTKSLLASAILAASVSSAEAVPIKTYEGAWNSTIKYKVGRAVSYDGKLYVSVLNAPRNPNVNKTPNATENSQFWQLVDLQGSGGTEGATGATGATGATGEAGPIGLQGPAGATGAAGPAGATGAAGPAGATGAAGATGATGVAGPAGATGAVGATGATGAAGPAGATGATGEAGPAGATGAAGPAGATGAAGATGATGAAGPAGATGAAGATGATGAAGPAGATGAAGATGATGATGAAGPAGATGAAGATGATGAAGPAGATGAAGATGATGAAGATGATGATGAGATGATGATGETGPAGPTGETGPTGPAGDIGPTGGVGPTGPTGAGIEAFGYFYYESAYEENVVVDEGVDVPLFDNGPVQGITHTASNAFVSITSTGTYKIDYKVNLTDGLGSVIAITVNGMANPSTSVPVLAVPGQVSGTAILELNAGDKITLRNFSLIPFTLSDEAGVGAQLSVLRLD; encoded by the coding sequence ATGAAAACAAAATTTACCAAGTCGCTTTTGGCATCCGCCATTCTGGCTGCGAGCGTATCATCGGCGGAAGCCGTGCCGATTAAAACCTATGAGGGCGCCTGGAATTCCACGATTAAATACAAAGTGGGCCGCGCAGTGAGCTATGACGGCAAACTTTACGTTTCCGTCCTGAACGCGCCGCGTAACCCAAATGTTAACAAAACACCTAACGCCACCGAAAATTCCCAATTTTGGCAATTAGTCGATTTACAAGGCAGCGGCGGGACGGAGGGAGCGACAGGCGCCACCGGGGCTACGGGCGCCACGGGCGAAGCAGGCCCGATAGGACTGCAAGGCCCGGCCGGTGCCACGGGTGCAGCAGGCCCAGCCGGCGCCACGGGCGCGGCAGGCCCAGCCGGTGCCACGGGCGCGGCAGGCGCTACCGGTGCCACGGGCGTGGCGGGCCCAGCCGGCGCCACGGGCGCGGTAGGCGCTACCGGTGCCACGGGCGCAGCGGGTCCAGCCGGCGCTACCGGCGCCACCGGTGAAGCGGGTCCGGCCGGCGCCACGGGCGCAGCGGGCCCGGCCGGTGCCACGGGCGCGGCAGGCGCAACCGGCGCCACGGGCGCGGCAGGTCCAGCCGGCGCCACGGGCGCGGCGGGCGCAACCGGCGCCACGGGCGCGGCAGGTCCAGCCGGCGCCACGGGCGCGGCAGGCGCAACCGGCGCCACGGGCGCCACGGGCGCGGCAGGTCCAGCCGGCGCCACGGGAGCGGCGGGCGCAACCGGCGCCACGGGCGCGGCAGGCCCAGCCGGCGCCACGGGCGCGGCAGGCGCTACCGGTGCCACGGGCGCGGCCGGAGCGACAGGCGCTACTGGTGCCACGGGCGCGGGCGCTACCGGAGCAACGGGCGCGACCGGTGAAACAGGCCCAGCCGGCCCAACAGGAGAAACAGGCCCAACCGGCCCAGCGGGTGACATTGGCCCAACAGGCGGCGTAGGCCCAACCGGCCCAACCGGTGCCGGTATTGAAGCATTCGGTTATTTCTATTATGAGTCGGCGTATGAAGAAAATGTTGTTGTCGATGAAGGAGTTGACGTTCCTCTTTTCGATAACGGGCCGGTGCAGGGAATTACTCATACCGCCAGCAACGCATTTGTGTCCATAACCTCGACCGGCACCTATAAGATCGATTATAAAGTCAATCTCACGGACGGTCTCGGATCCGTAATAGCGATCACAGTCAACGGCATGGCTAATCCGTCAACGTCTGTACCCGTCCTGGCTGTACCAGGCCAAGTTTCCGGCACGGCGATTTTGGAGCTGAATGCAGGCGACAAAATCACGCTCCGTAATTTTTCGTTGATACCATTTACTTTGAGTGACGAGGCCGGGGTCGGTGCGCAGTTGAGCGTCTTGCGCTTGGATTAA
- a CDS encoding LysR family transcriptional regulator — MDIEQIRTFLSVAANGSFQEAANRLYVTQSTVSMRIQRLEEYLRVPLFVRNRSGAHLTQQGRRFLKHAKSMLLTLEQAKHDIGLPSRFRASITVGARIALWETMLPRWIGEIRTSLPDVSLRCDIGFEDDLMRRLIEGTVDIGMMYAPQHSPGLKVEHLFDETLVLLTTRPNDPWPGDDYIYVDWGPEFYAQHSGFYPDMERPAQVVNIGWLGIQLILSNGGSCFLPIRMAESFVWARRLHRVPCSPEFKLPSYMAYPLDTDSAVLTQVLGNLRRLATVERQTRYS, encoded by the coding sequence ATGGATATCGAACAGATCCGTACTTTTTTGAGCGTAGCGGCGAACGGCAGCTTTCAGGAGGCGGCCAACCGCCTCTACGTGACGCAATCCACCGTCAGCATGCGCATCCAGCGCCTGGAAGAGTATCTGCGGGTGCCTTTGTTCGTGCGCAACCGGTCCGGGGCGCATTTGACCCAGCAGGGCAGGCGGTTCCTGAAGCATGCGAAATCGATGTTGTTGACGCTGGAGCAGGCGAAACACGATATCGGCCTGCCCAGCCGCTTTCGGGCCAGCATTACCGTCGGCGCGCGCATCGCGCTGTGGGAAACGATGCTGCCGCGCTGGATCGGCGAGATTCGCACGTCGTTGCCGGATGTGTCGCTGCGCTGCGACATCGGCTTTGAGGACGATTTGATGCGGCGGCTGATCGAGGGCACCGTGGATATCGGGATGATGTACGCCCCGCAGCACAGCCCGGGGCTGAAAGTCGAACATTTATTCGACGAGACGCTGGTGCTGCTGACTACCCGGCCGAACGACCCCTGGCCGGGAGACGACTATATCTATGTCGATTGGGGGCCCGAGTTTTACGCTCAGCACAGCGGCTTCTATCCCGATATGGAGCGACCCGCGCAAGTGGTCAATATCGGCTGGCTCGGCATTCAGTTGATTTTGTCCAACGGCGGCTCGTGTTTCCTGCCGATCCGGATGGCCGAATCCTTCGTCTGGGCAAGGCGCCTGCACCGCGTCCCCTGCAGTCCGGAATTCAAACTGCCGTCGTATATGGCATATCCGCTCGATACCGATTCGGCGGTACTGACGCAGGTGCTGGGCAATTTGCGCCGGCTGGCGACGGTCGAGCGGCAAACCCGTTACAGTTGA
- a CDS encoding efflux transporter outer membrane subunit: MNALRRRFAACLGALLLAPSCAWLPEPGARAGKIPMPRVDKTLAAARQALPASPRWPSEKWWQSFAIPALDRLVETALADSPTLKTVEARLRQAQTLVDAEAANQYPTVDANIGFSAQRFSANSVQAKLAGEHFRQLLINPFVLRYHLDLWGEDKAALEAAIGKAMAAEIELADARLLLSAAVAGAYFDLASASARLDAAARLTAERSEWLKWAESRLSTGLSSTAPLLKAKMDLNDAKQQEAAIRAEIQLLQNRLAALAGKGPDWGRQVASAPLVLPRLLPLPNDLPLRLLAHRPDVQAARLRAEAEAKLIDVAKTAFYPDVNLVSFAGLHSVSMTDVILQGSSLAYAVGPSIDFPIFEGGRLRAELQYREAAYDAAVEHYNGQVLHAVQEVADALAGWQKIDEQVNEQRQTLAAAETARRLAESEYRSGLSDRRGLIEANTAVSFQRLRLAGLEGDYCKTAVQLTRVLGGGYLNKAVE, translated from the coding sequence ATGAACGCATTACGGCGGCGCTTTGCCGCATGCCTGGGCGCGCTGCTCCTGGCTCCATCCTGCGCCTGGCTTCCCGAGCCCGGCGCGCGCGCCGGCAAAATCCCCATGCCGCGCGTCGATAAGACGCTGGCGGCGGCTCGACAGGCATTGCCGGCCAGCCCCCGCTGGCCCTCGGAGAAATGGTGGCAAAGCTTCGCGATACCGGCGTTGGACCGGCTGGTCGAAACCGCGCTGGCCGACAGTCCGACCCTCAAAACCGTCGAGGCGCGGCTGCGCCAGGCGCAAACCCTGGTCGATGCCGAGGCGGCCAATCAATATCCAACCGTCGACGCCAATATCGGTTTCAGCGCCCAACGTTTTTCCGCCAACAGCGTGCAGGCCAAACTGGCGGGCGAACATTTCCGGCAGCTGTTGATCAATCCGTTCGTGTTGCGCTACCACCTGGATTTGTGGGGCGAGGACAAGGCGGCGCTGGAAGCCGCGATCGGCAAGGCGATGGCTGCGGAGATCGAGCTGGCCGACGCCCGCCTGCTGCTCTCGGCCGCGGTCGCCGGCGCCTATTTCGATCTGGCTTCGGCATCGGCCCGGCTCGACGCCGCCGCCCGCCTCACCGCCGAGCGGAGCGAATGGCTCAAATGGGCCGAATCGCGGCTCTCCACCGGACTTTCGTCCACCGCGCCGCTGTTGAAAGCGAAAATGGACCTCAACGATGCGAAGCAACAGGAGGCGGCGATTCGCGCCGAAATCCAACTGCTGCAAAACCGCCTTGCGGCGCTGGCCGGGAAAGGACCCGACTGGGGGCGGCAAGTCGCGTCCGCTCCCCTGGTCCTGCCCCGGCTGCTGCCCTTGCCGAACGACCTGCCGCTGCGCCTGCTCGCGCATCGTCCCGACGTGCAGGCCGCGCGGCTGCGCGCCGAAGCCGAAGCGAAGCTGATTGATGTCGCGAAAACGGCATTTTATCCCGATGTGAATCTCGTCTCCTTTGCGGGGCTCCACAGCGTCAGCATGACCGATGTGATTTTGCAGGGGTCGAGCCTCGCTTATGCGGTCGGTCCGTCGATCGACTTTCCGATTTTCGAAGGCGGACGCCTGCGCGCCGAACTCCAGTATCGGGAGGCCGCCTACGACGCCGCGGTCGAGCATTACAACGGCCAGGTACTGCACGCGGTGCAGGAAGTCGCCGACGCGCTGGCCGGCTGGCAAAAGATAGATGAACAGGTGAATGAGCAGCGGCAAACGCTTGCCGCGGCGGAAACGGCCCGGCGGCTGGCGGAAAGCGAGTACCGTTCCGGGCTGAGCGACCGCCGCGGCCTGATCGAAGCGAATACGGCCGTTTCCTTCCAACGTCTCCGGCTGGCCGGCCTCGAAGGCGATTATTGCAAAACCGCCGTACAACTCACCCGCGTTCTGGGCGGCGGCTATCTGAACAAGGCCGTTGAATAA
- a CDS encoding efflux RND transporter periplasmic adaptor subunit produces MHKTIRPREILRRRRRRLAAVTLTLLLSVAAYLVYWWFANREWVATDDAFVTGHLITLKAQTEGTVVEILAENTQRVRQGQVLVRLDGVRAQLDFEKAQAELGETVRHLEKLTAGIQTLRQRIAARQAALNQVRHDLNRYLAAFSDGAASEQQVQNARDKIEELEAAIKEAEAEKTGIEAEVGGVDVDKHPLVEKAKSQLRLAYLEYKRRHILAPASGYVAKRRAEVGDQIKPGAPLLVIVPLDDLWIEANYLENQIAGIRPGQPAEIRVDAYGDRLVYHGRVQGINPGTGSPFALLPTDNATGNFIHIAERVPVRIGLDPEELRKNPLQPGLSTLTRIKTSEKGDALLASHTETQGEAYRTDIYEHELDDAEQLIEKIVLSNRFGKP; encoded by the coding sequence ATGCATAAAACGATACGCCCCAGGGAAATCCTCCGCCGCCGCAGGCGCCGGCTGGCCGCCGTCACCTTGACGTTACTGCTGAGCGTCGCCGCTTATTTGGTTTACTGGTGGTTTGCGAACCGCGAATGGGTCGCGACCGACGACGCTTTCGTGACCGGCCACCTGATTACGCTGAAAGCGCAAACCGAAGGCACCGTCGTCGAAATACTGGCCGAAAACACGCAACGAGTGCGCCAGGGGCAGGTCCTGGTGCGCCTCGACGGCGTTCGGGCGCAGCTGGATTTCGAAAAGGCGCAGGCCGAACTCGGCGAAACGGTCCGCCATCTCGAAAAACTGACTGCGGGAATTCAAACCTTGCGGCAGCGCATCGCGGCCAGGCAGGCGGCCCTGAACCAGGTCCGCCACGATTTGAATCGCTATCTGGCCGCCTTTAGCGACGGCGCCGCTTCCGAACAGCAGGTGCAAAACGCCAGGGACAAAATCGAGGAACTGGAGGCCGCGATCAAGGAGGCCGAAGCGGAGAAAACGGGCATCGAAGCCGAGGTGGGAGGCGTCGATGTCGACAAACATCCTTTAGTCGAAAAAGCCAAAAGCCAACTGCGCTTGGCGTACCTGGAATACAAGCGCCGCCATATTCTCGCGCCGGCTTCCGGCTATGTCGCGAAACGCCGCGCCGAGGTTGGCGACCAGATCAAGCCCGGCGCGCCGCTGCTGGTAATCGTGCCGCTCGACGACCTTTGGATCGAAGCGAATTATCTCGAAAACCAGATCGCCGGCATCCGTCCCGGCCAGCCTGCCGAAATCCGCGTCGACGCTTACGGCGACCGCCTCGTGTACCACGGCCGCGTGCAGGGCATCAATCCCGGCACCGGCAGTCCGTTCGCGCTGCTGCCGACCGACAACGCCACCGGCAACTTTATCCATATTGCCGAACGGGTCCCGGTCCGTATCGGCCTCGATCCGGAGGAACTGCGCAAAAATCCGCTGCAGCCGGGGTTGTCGACCCTGACCCGGATCAAGACCAGCGAAAAAGGCGACGCGCTGCTTGCCTCGCATACCGAAACCCAAGGCGAAGCCTATCGGACCGATATTTATGAGCATGAACTGGATGATGCGGAACAGTTGATCGAAAAAATCGTATTGTCGAACCGCTTCGGAAAGCCATAG